The following DNA comes from Verrucomicrobiota bacterium.
GTCACAACAATTAACTCCTCGTTGAATTCCTGGATAATATTTACCAGACGCTCGTAAAGGAGATCACCCTCCACATCAGGGCCACTTGCAATTCCTGAAACCTTACTTTGACCTTGAGAGTTGGGAGCTTCGACAATTAAGCCCGAAATATTATTGAGTGATTGCTTACTGGCAAACGCCCAATCCGATATAAAAATACCATTCAAATATTCAACCACGGGGCCTTCATAAGTCGCTCCAAGATCATAGAAACGCTGAGTATCGGGATTGCTGCCCATGAAACGAGTATCAAGATTTCGTCCGCCCAAAATACATTTCCGATTATCAAATACAGCAATTTTCCTGTGATTTCTCAAATTCGCCCACCCATGCGTTTGAAAAGGAAAAGCTGGCATGAAAGTGAACACTTCTCCTCCTGCCTCTTTGAGCCTGGCGATCTCTTTCTTTGGTCTTCGAAATGAACCTAGTGCGTCCACCAAAAGGCGGACATGGACACCTTGCCTGGCTTTTTCTGTTAATAATTGAAGGATTTCCTTACCCACCTCGTCGTTAGCAAGTATGTAAGTCAGAATATGAATCTCCCGATCGGCCTCGTTGATCGCCCTACAGAAGTTGTGGAACGCAATTTGACCGTCCATCTGGAATCTTACTTTATTTCCGGCGGAATCGAACTGATCGCAAACAGGATAAATACTAGGCGCTGAATCGGCTGCCTGGGTTAGAAGTCCTTTTGTCTTAATCTTCTTTTTTAACTTCCTTCCACCAAAGATAAAGTAGAGAGGGACACCCAGCGGTGGAGTCAAAAGGATGAAAAAGCTCCAGGCGAAAATGCTGCTAGGTCTTCGCTGCTCGCGGAAAATCCGCAATATAATCACGATCGCCAAAAAGAATCCAATAACGACGACCGCATTGGAAAATAAACCGCCAAGAATCAGCTGAAAGGATTCGAGGAGCCAGTCCCAGATACTTTGGATTTTTTGAACCATGGATGGGATGAATTCTAAATGGGGACAAAACTAATGCTCCTTAAATATCAATCAGGCAAACAAAAGACTCTCCCATTTCTGAGAGAGCCTTTTTGACTGTTACTTCGATGAAATTTAACTCCAAGTGTAGCCTTTGGGCACTCGAACAACGGTCGTTCCAGCAATTTTATCGTGCCAGGATTGATTGTCGGGATCCCAGCCTGCCCAGAAAAAGCCCAGGCAAAGTGGTAAAAAGGATACGATCGAGCTGAAACTCCTAATAAATGAAGTAGACCAATCCATAGGTTCCCCTGAAATTTTCTGAACCCGTAAGCCCAAAGCCATACCGCCGAGCGTCGAACCTTTCCAGCCCCAGAAAACAATAAAGTAAACGAAGAAAGGAACCAGTGGTATTGCGATTTCCAAAATAGAAGTGATCAAAGAAACCAAGATGATATCAATAATGGTAGCTAAGGTTCGCCACCAAAATCCAACTCTTGAGAATGTAACTGCAGTGGCGCTGTCAATTTGACTCAAAGCAGTGCCCGGTTGAACAGGTGCCTGGTTGTATTGAGCTGCTGACCCTGATTGAGCCTGTTGTGAATGGGGACCTTGCAATGGAGGTGGTGTATTTCGCTGGTGTTCAGCTTTTCTTGAGGAAATGGAATCGCCGATTGCAATGCAGACGGCTCCCAGACCCAAGATAGATAAAATGATCCAGAGGAAGAGGCCAAAAAATGGGATCATGTAGAGCGAATAGACAACGAGGCCTCCGATCAGAATAGAAAGAATGGGGTTCTCCAGAAATGAAACCCGAATAGCCCGCGCAATTTGCCTACCTATGAAAACAAACGAAACGGCTTTTCCAAAAACAGCTATGGAAAGAAGTGCAATATCGAGTAACGGAATAAGCAATATTCCGATGATGGTAAGTACCAGAATTATTGCGAAAGGGATGTATAAAGCCATGACCAGTACCCCAGCAAAGAATGATTGAAGGGGTTTGTCTTCGATCGCCTTCCGGCTCTTTTCGATTTGCCGCGGAAACAGTGCGCCCAACAGAAGATAGAAAATTAAAAATATTCCTGCTACGTACAGCGTAATTCGGACATTCGGTGAAATGGGCCGACCAAGAAAAACGCACTCATGGATAATTAAAGGAAGCTCTTGGAACCGATCTTCTAATTCAGGGCTGAGGAAGGGGATATTAACCGTTTGACGGTCAATTTTGGAATCCGGGTGTCGAGAAATTCGCCCACCAATAACAACCACCTCTCCGTCAACTTCTGCCTCGGGTCCCAATTCTGCAGAACCCATGATGACAATAAAATCGCCATCGACATAACCGTTAAGTTCAGATTTTCCCATTATAGTCACCATGTCGCCATCCACATAGCCGGAAGAGCTGGAATTTCCACCAATGGTTATCATATCTTTCGATCTCTCGTTCGGACCCAAAGTACTGTTATCATTAAATACGATCACATCGCCCCGAAAAACAGTTTCAGCTTCTTCTTCCTTGGCTATGTCCGCCTCAACCGCAGGAACCAGAACCTCTTCGGGTTGAGGTTGAATTTGCTCAGTTTCTTCTTGGGCCCGAAGCCCGAAGGTACAGGAAGCCAGTATCAGAGTTAAGGTTGGGTATAGAATTTTCATAACTAAATTGCGTTGTGGGAAGTAATTGAATCACTGCCCTTGGTAAGCCTGAACAAAACGGTGCCAACTCCGGCACAGGAAAAAGCGGAAAAGAAGAATAGCGCGGCCGCCACAGAATATAACGCTGGCGCTGGGACCATATCGACAACTTTGACTAAGGCATTGCCGAGCGTACTCAAAATACTGATTCCGGAATTCACTCCCTGAATCTCTCCCGCAAATTGATCGCTGCTAAGCAGGCCGAGAACCATGCGGAAAATGTCATTGCTGAAATAAGTTGTCAGAAAAACAAAACAGGCCGATATGGCCACGACGGGCCACTTCAGTTGAACAAACCAGGATAACCTTACCGATTCTTGTTCTTGGGCAACCAGTGCCATGATATTCGGAAGTAAGGTTTTTGGCGCTTCACGCTCAGGAAGACTGTTGAGGGACCGGTCCAACAGCCGATCCAGCTTATCATCATTATTTTCAGGCGTTGAATTCATGAGTATCCTCCATGGTTCTAGATAGTACTTTTTTGAGGGCCTGACGCCCTCGGGAAATATCAGTTTTTATTTTACTTAGCGAAACTTTCATTTGGCTAGAGATCTCGTCGTAGCTCAGGTTTTCAAAATGATACAAAACGAGAGGTACGCGCTGCTTTTCAGGAAGCGTCTCAAGCGCATTCGACAGGATTTCACTCCTGTCCAGGTTGTCCAAATCGACGTTACTGGTTTCATCCTCAGGCAAAACGATTTCGCCATCATCTCCTTCATTACCGCGTTTACTGAATTGGTCCGTAAAAGTAGTCCATCGATTGCGATAGCGGGTAATATGATTTATGCACAAATTCCGCGTTACTGTTTTCAACCAACCCCCGGCCGTTTCGCTTCCCGAAATGGATTCGTAGTGTTTGAAGGCGCGTAGAAATACCTCCTGTGCGATATCTTGAGCGTCGGTTTCATTGCCCAATATCCGAACTGCAGTTGTATAGACCATATTCTGATAACTTCTCACGAAGTTCTCAAAGCCATTTGTTGATGTCATTAAAGGTGTTTCCCATCCGAAATGGATTGTTACAGAAAGAACCCAGCTGGGCAGGGAAAGTCGCAGTCGAATAAAAAAATAGAGCAATCACCATAAACAAATCATTATCAATCGATAAGAATATTTTTAAAATAAATCGAAACAACAATTTTTGCATTCAAGAACCCTTCGCTTGATATCTTGCATATCAGCTGTTTCCCTTACCCTCCTTAAAATCATGCCGAAAACAAAGAAACTTATATCATGGAACGTAAACGGAATCCGCGCAGTTTTGAATAAAGGCTTTTCCGACTGGATGGCCAGGGAAGATCCAGACGTCCTTTGCCTCCAGGAAATTAAAGCAATGGAGAATCAAATAGATTACGATTTTCCTGGCTACCACGAGCATTGGTACTCAGCCGAGAAAAAAGGATATTCAGGTACGCTGGTTTTGAGCAAAGTTAAGCCACAGTCAGTTAGCTACGGATTGGGGATCCCCGAACACGACCAAGAAGGCCGGGTCATTACGGTGGAGTATGCCAACTACTTTCTTGTAAACGTCTACACTCCTAATTCAAAAAAGGAGCTGCAAAGATTAAACTACCGTACTCAACAATGGGACGCTTTGTATCTAAAGCACCTCAAGGAGCTTGAAAAAACCAAACCTGTCGTGACCTGCGGAGATTTCAATGTCGCCCATAAGGAAATCGATTTAAAAAATCCGAAAACGAACCAACGTAATGCTGGGTTCACCATTGAAGAGCGTACGGCCTTCGATAATTACATTCAATCGGGCTTCA
Coding sequences within:
- a CDS encoding phospholipase D-like domain-containing protein; its protein translation is MVQKIQSIWDWLLESFQLILGGLFSNAVVVIGFFLAIVIILRIFREQRRPSSIFAWSFFILLTPPLGVPLYFIFGGRKLKKKIKTKGLLTQAADSAPSIYPVCDQFDSAGNKVRFQMDGQIAFHNFCRAINEADREIHILTYILANDEVGKEILQLLTEKARQGVHVRLLVDALGSFRRPKKEIARLKEAGGEVFTFMPAFPFQTHGWANLRNHRKIAVFDNRKCILGGRNLDTRFMGSNPDTQRFYDLGATYEGPVVEYLNGIFISDWAFASKQSLNNISGLIVEAPNSQGQSKVSGIASGPDVEGDLLYERLVNIIQEFNEELIVVTPYFIPDEVLLRSLIVKAHRGKRITLVLPEKSNWALVDFARTQYLRELHQAGVKIQLFTEGMVHAKLVLSDRKLVLHGSANFDIRSLFVNFEIGMIHTSLEDIEPIIKWLDWLCDRCRPFGNQRELNPPKVRKIFEEAARLIAPLL
- a CDS encoding RDD family protein: MKILYPTLTLILASCTFGLRAQEETEQIQPQPEEVLVPAVEADIAKEEEAETVFRGDVIVFNDNSTLGPNERSKDMITIGGNSSSSGYVDGDMVTIMGKSELNGYVDGDFIVIMGSAELGPEAEVDGEVVVIGGRISRHPDSKIDRQTVNIPFLSPELEDRFQELPLIIHECVFLGRPISPNVRITLYVAGIFLIFYLLLGALFPRQIEKSRKAIEDKPLQSFFAGVLVMALYIPFAIILVLTIIGILLIPLLDIALLSIAVFGKAVSFVFIGRQIARAIRVSFLENPILSILIGGLVVYSLYMIPFFGLFLWIILSILGLGAVCIAIGDSISSRKAEHQRNTPPPLQGPHSQQAQSGSAAQYNQAPVQPGTALSQIDSATAVTFSRVGFWWRTLATIIDIILVSLITSILEIAIPLVPFFVYFIVFWGWKGSTLGGMALGLRVQKISGEPMDWSTSFIRSFSSIVSFLPLCLGFFWAGWDPDNQSWHDKIAGTTVVRVPKGYTWS
- a CDS encoding RNA polymerase sigma factor yields the protein MTSTNGFENFVRSYQNMVYTTAVRILGNETDAQDIAQEVFLRAFKHYESISGSETAGGWLKTVTRNLCINHITRYRNRWTTFTDQFSKRGNEGDDGEIVLPEDETSNVDLDNLDRSEILSNALETLPEKQRVPLVLYHFENLSYDEISSQMKVSLSKIKTDISRGRQALKKVLSRTMEDTHEFNA
- a CDS encoding exodeoxyribonuclease III, with the translated sequence MPKTKKLISWNVNGIRAVLNKGFSDWMAREDPDVLCLQEIKAMENQIDYDFPGYHEHWYSAEKKGYSGTLVLSKVKPQSVSYGLGIPEHDQEGRVITVEYANYFLVNVYTPNSKKELQRLNYRTQQWDALYLKHLKELEKTKPVVTCGDFNVAHKEIDLKNPKTNQRNAGFTIEERTAFDNYIQSGFIDTFREFNQEPDQYTWWSYRMGARSRNVGWRIDYFLISQNLRTKLKNAFILNEVMGSDHCPVGIEIL